GCACTTCATCACCCCGCCGTTGATCCGCTACAGCTCCGTGCTCTGGCCGGTCCCGCTGGAGCTGATCGACGCCGAGCCCGGGACCCGGGTGCGGATCACGGCCTCCCTCGACTCCTCCCGCGGCGCCTGGACGTCCGCCGCCAGCTACGACGTCGCCGGCGACGGGACGGTCGACCTCGCGCGCGACAAGCCGCTGTTCGCGCCGTTCACCGAGCCGGACTCGGCCGGCCTGTTCTGGTCGCTGCGCGGCCCGGCGCTGGGCCCGGCCGACCTCGCCCAGCAGTGGATGCGCGACACGAACCAGGTGACTCTGACCGCGAGCGACGGCGACCGGGTCGTCGCCCGGCGCACCTTCCGGCTGGAAGGCCTGGGCGGGACGGTGGACGGCCGGACCGTCTTCACGCACGACCTCGCGCAGACGGGCGCGGGCGTCGCGCTCCCGCCGCACGAGACGCACGAGGACGTGCCGATCGGCCGGTTCTACGACGCGTCGTCCCTCGAGCGCCCGTCCGGGCCGGCTGTGCTGATTTTCGACGATCCGACCCCGGGGGCGTCGGCGGACTTCACAGCGCCGCTGCTCTCGCAGTTCGGCGCCTCGGTGTTCGTCGTGCCGATGACGTCGGCGGACGGCGTGCACCTGTCCACGGTGACGGACGCCGGGACTGTCTCGGCGATCCTGGACTGGCTGGACGCGCTCGCCTCCGTCGACGCGCGCCACGTCTTCGTCTACGGCACCGGGGCGTCGGAGCAGCTCGCGATCTGGGCGGCGAACCGGTTCCCGACCCGGCTGCACGGGCTGTTCGCCGGCGCAGGGCCCGCCGAGCTGCTCTGCCTCGCGGGATCGAGCGCGTCGCCGGTCTTCGAGCACGGCGTCGGCGTGCCCTGCGAGCGGAGCCCGGGCGTCGGGACGACGGCCGCGCCCCCGCTGAGCGTCGTGAACGGGCCGGTCATGCTGACCTGCGGTCAGGTCGACCACGTGTTCCCGGGCGCGTGCGCCGTGCAGCAGGAGCTCACCGCCACCAGGGCGCCGCGCGCGGGCGACAAGCTGCTCGTGGGCCTCGGCGCCGCCCACGCGGTCACGGTGCCGCCCGGCCTCCCCATCGCGCTGCCGGAGCCGGGCGACGGGTCCGGCGCAGGCGGCCAGGCGACCGAGCAGGCGCGGATCGCGTTCTGGAACGCGGTCGGGCAGCTCCTGCTGCGGGCGGTGCTGTCGTGAGGGGCCGGCTGCGCGCGCTCGCCGCCGCTGCCGCGATCGTCGCGGTCGCGGCCCTCACCGGCTGCGTCGCACCGGCCGGCGGAGCCCGCATCGTGGTCGCGCGCTTCGGGAACGCCACCGCCGACCCGGTCGTCGTCTCGCTCACCGGCCTGACCCCGGGGGAGGACGTCGTCCTCCGCGCCACCGCGACCACGACGGCGGGGACCTGGACCTCCCGCGCCCTCTACGCCGTCCCGCCCAGCGGCCGGGTCGACCTCTCCTCCCAGCAGCCGATCACCGCCCCGCACGTGCGGCCGGACGCCGCCGCGCCGTTCTGGAGCATGTCCGGCCCCTCCCTCAGCCAGTCGCAGCTCCAACGCGCCTGGGCCGAGGGCCCCGTGCAGGTCGAGCTCACCGCCGAGCAGCAGGGCGCCAGGGTCGCCGTCGCCCAGGTCCCGCGCACGCCCCTGTCCGCCCAGAGCGTCGAGCGCGTCGTGACGGTGGACGCCCTCGCTAGCGCCGCCGTCCCCACCAGCGCCGCCGCCCCCGCCGGCGCCGCGGTCTCCGCCGACCAGACCCAGGCGCTGCGGGCGGGGACGCTGTTCACCCCGCTGCCGACGCTCGTGCATCCGCGGCCCGGCGTCGTCCTCATCGACGGCGACGACGACGCCGCCTCCGGCGCCTTCGCCGCGCGCCGGATCGCCGCGATCGGCTTCCCCGTGCTCCTGCTCCCCGCCTTCGGGCCGGAGGGGCAGATCCCCGGCTCGGCCGCCCTCTCGGTGGAGGCCTTCGACGCCGCGCGCGCCTGGCTCGCGCGGGACCCGGGCGTCGACCCGGACCACATCGTCGTCTACGGCACCGGCCGCGCCGCCCCGCTCGCGCTCTGGTTCGCGGCGAGCGAGCCGCAGACCGTCTACGGCGCCATCGCAGCGAGCGGACCGACCGCCGAGCTGTGCGCGTCGTCGTCCGGCGCGCCGACGCTGCTGAACGAGGGCCGTCCGGTGCCGTGCGCGAGCCCGAACAGCCGGATCGCGGACACGCCCATCCTGCCGCTGAACCGCATCCCCGGGCCGCTGCTGCTCGCCTGCGGAACGGCCGACGAGCTGCTCCCAAGCGCGTGCGACTGGACCCGCGCAGGGGCGGACGAGCGCGGCGCGCGGGCGCAGGGGGAGACGCTGATCGCCCCGGGATCGGCGCACGAGCTGAGCGCGCCTCCGATGCTGCCGATCGGACTCGACGGCCTCCCACCGGCCACGGCGCAGGCAACCGAGGACGCCAGGGTGGCATTCTGGTCGCGGGTGACCGCGTTGCTGGAAGGAGCCATCGGACCGTGAACCCCGCCAGGAGGACCCGCTTCGCCGCACGCCGCGTGCTCGCGGCGCTTGCCGGCGTCGTGCTCGCGGCGGTCGCACTGGTGGGCTGCGGCGCCCAGCAGGGCGCGGCGGGACCGCGCTTCGCGCTGAGCGTGAACCCGAGCCCGGTGTGGCAGCCGGTCGGCATCCAGGTCCTCGCGCTGCCGCCGGGGCAGGAGGTGACGATCCGTGCGTCGCTGGTGCCGGGCGGGCTGTGGTCGTCGCAGGCGGTCTACGCCGTCCCGGCCGACGGCGTGATCGACCTCGCGCGCGACGTCCCGCTGGAGGCCCCGTTCACCGGTGCAGACGGAATGGGACTGTTCTGGACGATGCGCAGCAGCACGGGGGAGGCGGCGACCTCCGACGTCACGTGGGGCGGCTCGTCGTTCTCCGTCGACCTCCAGGCCTCCGTCGGCGGCCGCCGGGTCGCCGAGACCCGGGTGCAGCGCACCGGGCTGTCGGTGGCGGCGCCGTCGCGCGCGGTGTTCGACGACGGCATCACCGGCGACTACTTCCAGCCCACGAGCTCGACGGAAGGCGTGCGGCCGGGCGTCATCGTGTTCGACGGCACCGATCCGGGGGAGCCGACCGGCGTGCTCGTGTCGGCGACGCTGGCGGCCCTCGGCTTCCCGACACTCGACCTCTCCACGTACGGCTCGGCCGGGCAGCTCGACCCGCTGCGCAGCCTCCCCGCCGAGCGGTTCCTCTCCGCCCTGAGCTGGCTCAAGTCGCAGCCGGGAGTGGACGGCCAGCGGATCTTCACCTTCGGCGCCTCGCGCGGTGCGCAGCTCGCCCTCTGGGCGGCCTCCGCGTATCCGGGCACCGTCTACGGCGCGATCGCGCCGGGCGGCACCACCGGGCTGATCTGCCCGTCGCCGGTGCCGAGCCCGGCCGTGACAGTCGGAGGGGAGTGGGTGCCCTGCACGACGGGCACGCACGATCCCGCCCCGGCCGCCGTCCTCGACATCCAGCGCATCCCCGGGCCCGTCGTTCTCGGCTGCGCCGGGCGGGACGAGGAGATCGCGAACAGCTGCGCCTGGCTGGAGGCAGGGGCGCGCAAGCGCCCCCTGGAGGAGGGCGACGCGTACCTGATCGCACCGGGCGCGACGCACCTCTTCTACCTGCCGCCGTACACGCCGCTGCTGCTGCCGGCCGGCGCCGCAGCGCAGCCGACGGAGCGGGCGAGGGAGGCGCTCTGGGCGGACATCATGACCGCGCTGACGGCTCCGTCCTCGGTGCCGGGGCACTGATCGCGGCCGCCGCCGAACGCGCCGGCGCCGGAGTTCCCCGGAACGGCCGGAATGTCAGTCGCGGCAAGTAGCATGTGTGGGTGGTAACCGCTCTGTATCGCCGCTATCGGCCCGACACCTTCGCCGACATGATCGGCCAGTCGCAGGTGACCGAGCCGCTCATGACGGCGCTGCGCACCAACCGGGTCAACCACGCCTATCTGTTCTCCGGGCCGCGCGGCTGCGGCAAGACCACGTCGGCCCGCATCCTCGCCCGCTGCCTCAACTGCGCGGAGGGCCCCACCGACACCCCGTGCGGAAAGTGCGAGAGCTGCGTGGAGCTGAGCCGCGACGGCTCCGGATCGCTCGACGTGGTCGAGATCGACGCCGCCAGCCACAACGGCGTGGACGACGCCCGCGACATCCGCGAGCGCGCCATCTTCGCCCCCGCCCGCGACCGCTACAAGATCTTCATCCTCGACGAGGCGCACATGGTCACGCCGCAGGGCTTCAACGCCCTGCTGAAGATCGTGGAGGAGCCGCCGGAGCACGTGAAGTTCATCTTCGCGACCACGGAGCCCGAGAAGGTCATCGGCACGATCCGCTCGCGCACCCACCACTATCCGTTCCGGCTGGTCCCGCCCGCGCAGATGCTTGAGTACGTCCAGCAGCTCTGCGACAGCGAGGGGATGACGGTCGCGCCGGGCGTGCTGCCCCTGGTGGTGCGTGCCGGAGGCGGCTCGCCGCGCGACACGCTCTCCCTGCTCGACCAGCTGATGGCCGGCTCCGAGGGCAGCAGCATCGAGTACGAGCGCGCCGTCGCCCTCCTCGGCTACACGCACGCCGCGCTGCTGGACGAGGTCATCGACGCCATCGCCGCGCGCGACGCGGCAGGCGCGTTCGCTGCCGTGGACCGTGTCATCCAGACCGGGCAGGACCCGCGGCGCTTCGTGGA
This genomic stretch from Leifsonia sp. EB41 harbors:
- a CDS encoding acyl-CoA thioesterase/BAAT N-terminal domain-containing protein, encoding MRGRLRALAAAAAIVAVAALTGCVAPAGGARIVVARFGNATADPVVVSLTGLTPGEDVVLRATATTTAGTWTSRALYAVPPSGRVDLSSQQPITAPHVRPDAAAPFWSMSGPSLSQSQLQRAWAEGPVQVELTAEQQGARVAVAQVPRTPLSAQSVERVVTVDALASAAVPTSAAAPAGAAVSADQTQALRAGTLFTPLPTLVHPRPGVVLIDGDDDAASGAFAARRIAAIGFPVLLLPAFGPEGQIPGSAALSVEAFDAARAWLARDPGVDPDHIVVYGTGRAAPLALWFAASEPQTVYGAIAASGPTAELCASSSGAPTLLNEGRPVPCASPNSRIADTPILPLNRIPGPLLLACGTADELLPSACDWTRAGADERGARAQGETLIAPGSAHELSAPPMLPIGLDGLPPATAQATEDARVAFWSRVTALLEGAIGP
- a CDS encoding acyl-CoA thioesterase/BAAT N-terminal domain-containing protein, with product MNPARRTRFAARRVLAALAGVVLAAVALVGCGAQQGAAGPRFALSVNPSPVWQPVGIQVLALPPGQEVTIRASLVPGGLWSSQAVYAVPADGVIDLARDVPLEAPFTGADGMGLFWTMRSSTGEAATSDVTWGGSSFSVDLQASVGGRRVAETRVQRTGLSVAAPSRAVFDDGITGDYFQPTSSTEGVRPGVIVFDGTDPGEPTGVLVSATLAALGFPTLDLSTYGSAGQLDPLRSLPAERFLSALSWLKSQPGVDGQRIFTFGASRGAQLALWAASAYPGTVYGAIAPGGTTGLICPSPVPSPAVTVGGEWVPCTTGTHDPAPAAVLDIQRIPGPVVLGCAGRDEEIANSCAWLEAGARKRPLEEGDAYLIAPGATHLFYLPPYTPLLLPAGAAAQPTERAREALWADIMTALTAPSSVPGH
- a CDS encoding acyl-CoA thioesterase/BAAT N-terminal domain-containing protein, which codes for MRRRGDGVGRDGRSTRRAALRPALAASVVVVLTIGAALAGCANDGAQVGPHFITPPLIRYSSVLWPVPLELIDAEPGTRVRITASLDSSRGAWTSAASYDVAGDGTVDLARDKPLFAPFTEPDSAGLFWSLRGPALGPADLAQQWMRDTNQVTLTASDGDRVVARRTFRLEGLGGTVDGRTVFTHDLAQTGAGVALPPHETHEDVPIGRFYDASSLERPSGPAVLIFDDPTPGASADFTAPLLSQFGASVFVVPMTSADGVHLSTVTDAGTVSAILDWLDALASVDARHVFVYGTGASEQLAIWAANRFPTRLHGLFAGAGPAELLCLAGSSASPVFEHGVGVPCERSPGVGTTAAPPLSVVNGPVMLTCGQVDHVFPGACAVQQELTATRAPRAGDKLLVGLGAAHAVTVPPGLPIALPEPGDGSGAGGQATEQARIAFWNAVGQLLLRAVLS